taaTCAAAGAGGCAGGACTTGGGTTCTCTCAGTAGACCATATTAGGGAGGCAGGGGCTAGGGTGATCTGAGAGCCACATCCCTCAACacaagggatgaatgtgggaAGAAACTCCACAGAGTCCCTTGGGACCCTGGCCCTTCTCTTATACTTCAGGTGCGGTGAAGATCACCCCTGCACATGACCAGAATGACTATGAGGTTGGGCAGCGTCATAGGCTGGAGGCCATCAGTATCATGGATTCCCATGGGGCCCTTGTCAATGTACCCCCACCTTTCCTGGTGAGGCTGCCTTGGGTGTGGTGTCCCTGGTTGAGGGAAGTTGGGGAATGCCTAAGCATCACCATGATGAGGCCTTTTTTCTACTCAGGGCCTGCCCAGATTTGAGGCCAGGAAGGCAGTTCTGGCAGCACTGAAAGAGCAAGGGCTGTTTCGTGGCATTGAGGACAACCCCATGGTGGTGCCACTTTGCAAGTGAGGGTGGGGACTAGGTATGGTGGGAAGTGGGGAGCTCCTTCAGGTGCTCACTGCTTGGCCTCCTCACCTCACTTGCACCCCCAGCCGTTCCAAGGATGTAGTGGAGCCTCTGCTAAGGCCACAGTGGTATGTGCGCTGCGGGGAGATGGCCCAGGCTGCCAGTGCTGCTGTGACCCGGGGAGACCTCCGCATTCTGCCTGAGACCCATCAACGAACGTGGCATTCCTGGATGGACAATATCCGGTGTGTAGGGCCCCTCAGTATGAGGTAGCTGGCTGAGGAACATGGGAAGGGACATTTGCAGGCCTTCCTGACACTTTCCCCACCACTGGCCATTTGCAGGGACTGGTGCATTTCCCGGCAGTTGTGGTGGGGCCATCGCATCCCAGCCTACTTCATCACTGTCAATGACCCAGCGGTACCTCCTGGGGAGGTAAGGATGGGCCAGAGCTAGGTGTCTGGGAAACTGGGTTTGTTGAACCCTGGGTTGGGGAGTGGTTGGGGCAAGGCAGAGACACCCCATGGGAACTCATTCCGCCTTTGGCAGGACCCCGATGGGCGGTACTGGGTGAGTGGACGCAGTGAGGAGGAGGCCCGAGAAAAAGCAGCCAAGGAGTTTGGAGTATCACCTGATAAGATTAGCCTCCAGCAAGGCAAGAAGGGGCCTTGGGGGTGAGTTGGCAGAGCTGGAGCTCTGACCCTTAGGTCCATTTCCTCTGACCTCTGACGTTTGGCTTTCCTCAGATGAGGATGTATTGGACACCTGGTTCTCTTCCGGCCTCTTCCCCTTCTCCATCTTGGGCTGGCCCAACCAGGTGTGTTCCTGGGGCTAGACTAGGGTGGGTTGACGGTCTTGAAAGAGAAGGTACTTGACTGTCATTCACACCTTGGTCTGCCCGCAGTCAGAAGATTTGAGTGTGTTCTACCCAGGGACTCTGCTGGAGACAGGTCACGACATCCTCTTCTTCTGGGTGGCTCGAATGGTCATGCTTGGCCTGAAACTTACCGGCAGGCTGCCTTTCAGAGAGGTGTGAAGATGGCCAAGACCCTCCCActttcctccctcctctcctgcCCCTTTATGCTGCAGCTCAGGCTCAGCCCAGACAGCTGTGGATGGGCCTGGTCCCAATGGGTGGGGTCGAAATCCAGCCTGGGCTCCACTTAGTGATTTCTGTGCTTTGGCTTAGGGCTTTCTCTTTCCAGAGGAGAATGAGCTTCTACTGATTTATTTGCTGAATGAGCTGATGGGGATAACTCAATGGGATCTAAGGTGGGGCAGACCCTGCTAGGGGGCATTGATGCTATGAGAGGGACTGAACCTCACTGTTCTTGCCTCCTGCCCATCAGGTCTACCTCCATGCCATTGTGCGTGATGCTCATGGACGAAAGATGAGCAAGTCTCTAGGCAATGTCATTGACCCCCTGGATGTCATCCACGGAGTCTCCCTGCAGGTAGGACTGTGGCTTGGACCATTGGGAATAATTAGCTCTGGGGCTGTGGCCACGGCTATCTAACTATTCCTCCTCTATTGTCAGGGCCTCCATGACCAATTACTGAACAGCAACCTGGACCCTAGTGAGGTGGAGAAGGCCAAGGAAGGGCAGGTACAGAAGGCAGGGCCCTGGGGTGGAGCCTGAGTAGAATGTGGGCAGGGCTGACAAGAGGCTCCTCCATCTGCCTCCTCCTACAGAAGGCAGACTTTCCCATGGGGATTCCTGAGTGTGGCACTGATGCTCTCCGATTTGGACTCTGCGCTTACACATCCCAGGGTATGGCCTTCATGCCTCCTTCCCAGAGGCCCACTCTCTCCTCTGCCCTGGGCTTCTGGAGAGCCTGGGCCAAGAAGGAGAATGGTGAGGACTCTCATTTTATCCCTCACCTAGGTCGTGACATCAACCTTGATGTGAACCGAATATTGGGTTACCGCCACTTCTGCAACAAGCTCTGGAATGCCACCAAGTTTGCTCTCCGAGGCCTTGGGAAGGGTTTTGTGCCCTCACCTACCTCCAAGGTGAGGGCCTGGTGGGCAGTGAATACACACCCACATAGACTATGCCCCTGTTCCTCAGTTATCAAGCATAGTTGTGCGAGGATTGCAGCTGTAGGATCAGGAACCCAAGCCCCAGTCCCTGAGGGTCCTCTATGTAGCTAGGGAACAGAGACAGATAGTAACAGGTATTAGGGTCATCCCTGAGGTGGCTGGAAACCTATTTGTTTTTCCCAGACACTGGGCACATGTTCAGTTACTTCTGGAATGGAGACTTACCATGATTCCTACCATTGTGGGGTTCAGGCTCCTCCCTCCATCTGGTGGCTTGCTGGCTGATATACCCCTTTCCCCCAAGCCTGGAGGCCACGAGAGCCTGGTAGACCGCTGGATCCGCAGTCGGCTGGCTGAGGCTGTGAGGCTCAGCAATGAAGGTTTCCAGGCCTATGATTTCCCAGCTGTCACCACCGCCCAGTACAGCTTCTGGCTCTATGAGCTCTGTGATGTCTACTTGGTAAGAAGAAACTGAGGTGGGGTAGGGCATGGGTGTTGCTGAGCTCTGGGCCCAGCTCTGTCACTGGTTGGTTGTGAGATCTAAGCCAACCCATTCCTTTGCCAGTCCTTATAGTCACGTGAGGGCTTGAGGCTCGATCTTCAATCTGAGCTTTGTACCTCCCTATCCCCTAGGAGTGCCTAAAACCTGTCCTGAATGGAGTGGACCAGATGGCAGCTGAGTGTGCCCGCCAGACCCTTTACACCTGCCTAGATGTTGGCCTGCGGCTGCTCTCACCCTTCATGCCCTTTGTGACAGAGGAACTCTACCAGAGGCTGCCCCGGCGGACCCCACAAGCTCCAGCTAGTCTTTGTGTTACCCCCTACCCAGAACCTGCAGAGGTATGGGGTATGGTCTGGAGGGGACTCGGGCTCACCCCCAGGCctccctcacctcctcctccatccCACAGTGCTCCTGGAAAGACCCTGAGGCAGAAGCTGCCCTTGAGCTGGCGCTAAGCATCACCCGAGTTGTGCGCTCCCTGCGTGCAGACTACAACCTAACCCGGATCCGGCCCGACTGTGAGCCTCAGGCCCTTATGTCTACCTTGCCCCACTATCCCTAGCCCACTCTAGAGTCCAGCTGTGGCTGTCTAGTCTCCTGTCTCCTCGTGGCCAGATCTCACCTTCCTTTCTCCCTTGTAGGTTTCCTGGAAGTGGCTGATGAGGCCACAGGCACTCTTGCATCGGCAGTGTCAGGCTACGTGCAGACACTAGCCAGTGCGGGTGTGGTGGCTGTCCTGGCGTTGGGGGCTCCTGCACCACAAGGCTGCGCAGTGGCCCTGGCCTCTGACCGATGCTCAATCCACCTGCAGCTGCAGGGCCTGGTGGACCCAGCCCGGGAGCTAGGCAAGCTGCAGGCTAAGCGAAGTGAGGCCCAACGGCAGGCCCAGCGTCTGCGGGAGCGACGTTCTGCCTCGGGCTACTCTGTCAAGGTGCCCCTCGAAGTCCAGGAGGCAGACGAAGCCAAGGTTTGTGGTGTGGGTGGGCATTTCCCACACCATCAGCTCCATCTATCCCCAGGCCCCTTGAGCAGTGACCATGCAGCCCCCTCCCTATATACATAAGAAACCACTGTGGGTAAAGGACCCAATGCAAGGTTACATGGCAGGTTGGAGAGAGAGGCAGACTTAGAATCAGGCATCCTGTTTCCCAGTTAGACCCTGGTAACCCTATCCAACTCCCAGAATGTAGAAACCCACATCTTGGGGTTGGACTTGGCACCCACATGCAGTTAAGGAGCCCCAGGTTAgcacctacttctacttctgtagCTCACTGGGCTGACTTCAGAAAGTCAGGATCATCTCCTGGTGTGAAGCCCCTCTGCAGACCCTCTGCAGCTAAGATCCCTCCAGGGAACGGCAGTGGGTAAACTACACAGACCAGAGAAAAACAGTCCTGAACCTAAGAGCAAGGGTGTTGGCTGACAGGTTTATCTCACTCAACTCATCCAGCACTCTCTGAATAGGCAGCATTACCATTTGCGTTACCGCCACCAACAGTTAAAATGATTTCCTGTCAGCCTGTGCTTTCCTGCCTGGGTGAGGGTGCTGAACAGGGTGTGTGGGCTCTGAATCCCTTCAACCTTGGTTACTAAGGACTATAAGAAAAGGGAAGATCTATGTGGCAGGGTCCTGGTGGAAGAGAGTGGGGAGGTGCTGGTGGGAAGACTGGAATTGGGGAGAAGGTGACAGCCAAGCACACAGACCTGGAACTGCTCCCTGCTAGTGATTCTCACCCATCTTTCCAGCTTGAACCCCTTTGCTAtcctggtgttcaggtcttctccTTGGGCCTGGGTCCTCACCTCTTCCCCTCATTCCATCTCTAGCTCCAACAGACAGAGGCAGAACTCAGGAAGATGGATGAGGCTATCACCCTATTCCAGAAGATGCTGTGACACCCAACTTCAATCCTCACAGCCCACCATGGGATGGCAGCAATAAAATATTTTGCCACAAACTCATCTCTTATCTGTGAATGTGGTGggggtaggagtgggtgcagaggGCTGGGTTCCTAAGGCCTCAACGACTGCTGGTGTAGCTGCAGGCTGGGAGCCAGGCAGGTCCTGGTGGGCAGAAGGGTGCGTCTGGGTCTGTCCTTGGCACCTCGCCAGGCCTGAGTCATGCTGCttgctcccttcctccttcccagcTCTTCTCACCTCCGCATTGCAGCTGGAGAAAGCCAGCACTGGTGCCGCCCTTCTGCCTACTGCCGGCCTCTGCTTGTGGCCCTGGGCAGGTCATGAGTAGAGGGCCAGGGGCTGTCTGTTCTGCCCCCTGGCTCCTGGGGCCTCCCTCCCCCTCCATAGAGGCCTGGTTAATTATAACTCTGACCTAAGTGCCCTGTGACGCCACACCCAAGCTAGTCCTGCTCAGGAGACCCAGCAACCAGGTAGGGGAGAGGCCTGAGAGGAAATTCTGATTTCTTATGCATGGGGGTGTTCCTGGGGCAGGGCTGGGAACTTGTCTGGGACTGTGAGAGAATCTGGGGAAGGAGCTTTGGACCCCATTCCTTTCAGATCTATGGGTTTGATAAGGCCCTCAGGCTATTTGGGTGACAGTGGGGAAGCCAGCCTGGAGCTAAGGAGGCATTTAGCCAAAAACGAAAGGAGGTGACTAAAGCAGGTGCCCGTGgagacaaataaacaaaacagaacaatcaGATTTGCAGTTTCCTCCTCCCTTGAGAGCCTTCTGTCCCCTAGGTCCATGTTTCAGCCATGCTCTCTGCAGAGGTGCCCCTGTCCCACCTGGGCCCCTCAGTGCTGCTTCTGCTACAACTGCTGCTGCCACCGACTTCGGCCTTTTTTCCCAACATCTGGAGCCTCCTGGCTGCCCCTGGCTCCATCACCCACCAGGACCTGACTGAGGAGGCTGCACTCAATGTCACCCTGCAGCTCTTCCTGGAACAGCCGCCACCCAACCAGCCCCCACTTCGTCTAGAGGACTACTTGGTAAGCATCCCCAGGACCCCTCACATTCCTGCTAGATTCCCCAGTTCTCTGAGACTTCTGCTCCCTGAGGACCCTGGTCATTAGAGAAGGGACACTGTTCATTCCCCACTCCACCAGTTCACCTCCCCACTCCACCTCCTTGCAGCAACAATACCTAGTAGTCTTGGTCCTGAAGTTGGGAATCCCCCCTCAGGGAGGTCCAAGGCTACCCACTTTCTCCTCAGGCCCAGCGCTCTCTAATCCACCTATACCAGCCTTGAGTGATAGTGCTGACAATGTGGGCAATAATCCAATCCTAGGGGCTTCCCTGGAGCCCCTGTCCCCTACCACTTTCACCAGGGCCGAACCCTTCTTGCTGATGACCTCTTTGCCGCTTACTTTGGACCTGGGTTTCCTTCCCGGCGGTTCCGAGCAGCCTTAGGCGAGGTGTCCCGTGCCAATGCAGCCCAGGACTTCCTGCCAACTTCCAGGAATGACCCTGACCTGCACTTTGATGCTGAGCGTCTGAGTCAGGGACGCACCCGCTTGATGGGGGCTTTGCAGGAGACATTGGTGGCAGCCAGAGCCCTTGACCACACACTGGCCCGCCAACGCCTTGGGGCTGCGCTTCATGCCTTGCAGGTGAGACAGAGTCGGGGGAATGCCAGAGGGGTCTTTAGTTTTCCTTTCCTGGTGGATCCTGACCTTAATCATGCCTTGTCTTCCCTTACTCTAGAGGGGTGGGGCACTGTTTGCCAGCACCTGAGGCTCTGTCCTACTTTCCAAACCAGTAGTGTTTCCTGGGGGGCCACTATGGCTGgagaaaagggagggagaggaTAGTAACAAATGGGAGAGGTGAGGGAGGGCAGCTTATCTGTGTGCAGGACCCAGTGGGCCACTGAGAAGCCTTTGGCTTAGACCCCCAAGATGGGAAGATGGGTGGCCCTCCTCCTCCAAAGCTCTGTTCTGTAGAGAAGAACAGTGGAGGGTGTCTCACAGAAATAGTGGGGTGGGAGGAGACTTTCTGGATGGGAATTTGAAGGAGTGGCATGTTAGAGCTGGATTTCATGACAAGATCAGACCAGTGCTTTGTTCCCTATCTTTTTTCCCCCGGGGACCAGGATTTCTACAGTCACAGCAACTGGGTAGAACTGGGGGAGCAGCAGCCACACCCTTACCTCCTCTGGCCACGGCAAGAGCTCTGGAGCCTGGCACAAGGTATGGCCATGACTTTGTGGTAAAGTGGGAGCTCACAGAGCCACCACCTCTCAGTCCACCCTGTGTCACGTCCTGAGGTCACATAGGATAAGATGTCATTTCTTCTCTGCAAGGACTCTGAGGTCCCCTAGTTCAACTAAAGACCAGGTCAGTTAAGTGGCTTCGCCAGGGTCACATGGGAGAACAGCCAGGACCAGATCTGCAGACCTTAGACTGATCTTTCATGTGGCTTGCTCCTCCACCCCGAATGGCTCCCATGACCTCTCATAATCCCCCTCAGCCTCTCAGCTAAACTAGGACCCAGAAGCTTCCTCCTGTTCATTATAAGTTTCCTTCCTCACTATAGCTCACAGAAGACAGAATCCCCATACAGTTGATTCTAACACTTCCTGAGTTTTCTAGCACAGCCCCAGTTTCAAACATCCAGTCCTGCTACCAGCCTTGAACTCCAGAATATCTAGCCAGGGTCCCTTTTACCTTATTCCAACCCAGATCAAGGACTGAAGTTGGGTGGGCAAGGATAAAGTCCTGGGGTAACTGAGGCTTTGGTTCTAGCCCCTGTCTTCTTTTCCCAGTGGGCAATCCTACCTGTTCTGATTGTGAGGAACTGAGCTGCCCCGGGAATTTGCTGGGCTTCACACTCCTCACCTCTGGCTACTTTGGAACTCATCCCCCGAAACCTCCAGGTACCAGAAAAGAAAGATTCCCAGAAGTAAAGAGAGAAAGTCATTTCCTTTGAACACTCACACAGGACTTTAGTCCTGTAGGCCTTTGCCCCATCTGCTGTGGCATTACTTCCTAGGAAAGGTTATTGGGAATGGGATGGGTGGGTGAAGGCCCACTGAAGAGGCCATGATCTTTGAGTGGGGAGCAGCTTCTTACTCCACTTGTAGGATTTTTCTTTTGCCTATGGGCAGTGTTGGGAGACTGGCTGGAGGGATCTGGGGATCTGTCATGTGATTAACCCCTCCATGTTTATTCTAGGTTTGCTTCTACAGTGCTTATGCTTTGGTAAGGGCTTAAAGGGTCACATCGAGTCTGAAGTCCCCCATTTTCTTAGGAGGCAGTGGGACTTTTTTAAACCTCCACCCTCCAGATCTCTTTCCCCAACCCAGGAAAATGTAGCCATGGAGGCCATTTTGACCAGAGCAGCTCCCAGCCACCCCGGGGTGGCATCAACAAGGATAGCACGTCCCCAGGATTCTCCCCCCACCACATGATGCATCTCCAGGCTGCAAAACTGGC
This region of Callospermophilus lateralis isolate mCalLat2 chromosome 6, mCalLat2.hap1, whole genome shotgun sequence genomic DNA includes:
- the Vars1 gene encoding valine--tRNA ligase isoform X2, with product MSILYVSPHPDAFPSLRALIAARYGEAGEGPGWGGAHPRICLQPPPTSRTPFPPPRLPALEQGPGGLWVWGATAVAQLLWPAGLGGPGGSRAAVLVQQWVSYADTELIPAACGAALPALGLRSPAQDPQAALGALGKALSPLEEWLRLHTYLAGDAPTLADLAAVTALLLPFRYVLDPSARRIWGNVTRWFITCIRQPEFRAVLGDVVLYAGTRSLSQQPGPERDPAPPKTAAQLKKEAKKREKLEKFQQKQKIQQQQPPPGEKKPKAEKKEKRDPGVITYDLPTPPGEKKDVSANMPDSYSPQYVEAAWYPWWEKQGFFKPEYGRPSVSTPNSRGVFMMCIPPPNVTGSLHLGHALTNAIQDSLTRWHRMRGETTLWNPGCDHAGIATQVVVEKKLWRERGLSRHQLGREAFLQEVWKWKEEKGDRIYHQLKKLGSSLDWDRACFTMDPKLSAAVTEAFVRLHEEGVIYRSTRLVNWSCTLNSAISDIEVDKKELTGRTLLSVPGYKEKVEFGVLISFAYKVQGSDSDEEVVVATTRIETMLGDVAVAVHPKDPRYQHLKGKSVIHPFLSRSLPIVFDDFVDMEFGTGAVKITPAHDQNDYEVGQRHRLEAISIMDSHGALVNVPPPFLGLPRFEARKAVLAALKEQGLFRGIEDNPMVVPLCNRSKDVVEPLLRPQWYVRCGEMAQAASAAVTRGDLRILPETHQRTWHSWMDNIRDWCISRQLWWGHRIPAYFITVNDPAVPPGEDPDGRYWVSGRSEEEAREKAAKEFGVSPDKISLQQDEDVLDTWFSSGLFPFSILGWPNQSEDLSVFYPGTLLETGHDILFFWVARMVMLGLKLTGRLPFREVYLHAIVRDAHGRKMSKSLGNVIDPLDVIHGVSLQGLHDQLLNSNLDPSEVEKAKEGQKADFPMGIPECGTDALRFGLCAYTSQGRDINLDVNRILGYRHFCNKLWNATKFALRGLGKGFVPSPTSKPGGHESLVDRWIRSRLAEAVRLSNEGFQAYDFPAVTTAQYSFWLYELCDVYLECLKPVLNGVDQMAAECARQTLYTCLDVGLRLLSPFMPFVTEELYQRLPRRTPQAPASLCVTPYPEPAECSWKDPEAEAALELALSITRVVRSLRADYNLTRIRPDCFLEVADEATGTLASAVSGYVQTLASAGVVAVLALGAPAPQGCAVALASDRCSIHLQLQGLVDPARELGKLQAKRSEAQRQAQRLRERRSASGYSVKVPLEVQEADEAKLQQTEAELRKMDEAITLFQKML
- the Vars1 gene encoding valine--tRNA ligase isoform X1 encodes the protein MSILYVSPHPDAFPSLRALIAARYGEAGEGPGWGGAHPRICLQPPPTSRTPFPPPRLPALEQGPGGLWVWGATAVAQLLWPAGLGGPGGSRAAVLVQQWVSYADTELIPAACGAALPALGLRSPAQDPQAALGALGKALSPLEEWLRLHTYLAGDAPTLADLAAVTALLLPFRYVLDPSARRIWGNVTRWFITCIRQPEFRAVLGDVVLYAGTRSLSQQPGPERDPAPPKTAAQLKKEAKKREKLEKFQQKQKIQQQQPPPGEQKKPKAEKKEKRDPGVITYDLPTPPGEKKDVSANMPDSYSPQYVEAAWYPWWEKQGFFKPEYGRPSVSTPNSRGVFMMCIPPPNVTGSLHLGHALTNAIQDSLTRWHRMRGETTLWNPGCDHAGIATQVVVEKKLWRERGLSRHQLGREAFLQEVWKWKEEKGDRIYHQLKKLGSSLDWDRACFTMDPKLSAAVTEAFVRLHEEGVIYRSTRLVNWSCTLNSAISDIEVDKKELTGRTLLSVPGYKEKVEFGVLISFAYKVQGSDSDEEVVVATTRIETMLGDVAVAVHPKDPRYQHLKGKSVIHPFLSRSLPIVFDDFVDMEFGTGAVKITPAHDQNDYEVGQRHRLEAISIMDSHGALVNVPPPFLGLPRFEARKAVLAALKEQGLFRGIEDNPMVVPLCNRSKDVVEPLLRPQWYVRCGEMAQAASAAVTRGDLRILPETHQRTWHSWMDNIRDWCISRQLWWGHRIPAYFITVNDPAVPPGEDPDGRYWVSGRSEEEAREKAAKEFGVSPDKISLQQDEDVLDTWFSSGLFPFSILGWPNQSEDLSVFYPGTLLETGHDILFFWVARMVMLGLKLTGRLPFREVYLHAIVRDAHGRKMSKSLGNVIDPLDVIHGVSLQGLHDQLLNSNLDPSEVEKAKEGQKADFPMGIPECGTDALRFGLCAYTSQGRDINLDVNRILGYRHFCNKLWNATKFALRGLGKGFVPSPTSKPGGHESLVDRWIRSRLAEAVRLSNEGFQAYDFPAVTTAQYSFWLYELCDVYLECLKPVLNGVDQMAAECARQTLYTCLDVGLRLLSPFMPFVTEELYQRLPRRTPQAPASLCVTPYPEPAECSWKDPEAEAALELALSITRVVRSLRADYNLTRIRPDCFLEVADEATGTLASAVSGYVQTLASAGVVAVLALGAPAPQGCAVALASDRCSIHLQLQGLVDPARELGKLQAKRSEAQRQAQRLRERRSASGYSVKVPLEVQEADEAKLQQTEAELRKMDEAITLFQKML